A genome region from Lucilia cuprina isolate Lc7/37 chromosome 3, ASM2204524v1, whole genome shotgun sequence includes the following:
- the LOC111682230 gene encoding uncharacterized protein CG1552 isoform X1 codes for MFVGEKVLKFLLIWYLLTGYCWGFGEFHMKKYTPRVDSSEEDNSVLRTYRRCLWEQSKSLPRRLVLLSLCSNLFCENNQIVPRSRSIFVVEKMTRHNDCLDILPDQCKQGDEEELMYKPFPDCCPVYCNLKRRMNRLKTMHYRHRMLLNMQRQQAAGATNLLLNEYGLDSM; via the exons ATGTTTGTAGgcgaaaaagtattaaaatttttattaatttggtaTTTGTTAACGGGTTACTGTTGGGGTTTTGGtgaatttcatatgaaaaagtATACACCACGCGTGGACTCGAGTGAAGAGGATAATAGTGTTTTAA GAACTTATCGCCGCTGCTTGTGGGAACAATCAAAATCCTTGCCAAGACGTTTGGTATTGCTGAGTTTATGCTCGaatttattttgtgaaaataatcaAATCGTTCCCCGATCCAGGTCTATTTTTGTAGTGGAAAAAATGACTAGACACAATGA CTGCCTAGATATTTTACCCGATCAATGCAAACAGGGCGATGAGGAGGAATTAATGTATAAACCATTTCCGGATTGCTGTCCGGTCTATTGTAATCTAAAGCGTCGCATGAATCGTTTGAAAACTATGCATTACCGACATCGTATGCTATTGAATATGCAGCGTCAACAGGCGGCAGGGGCCACTAATTTGCTGCTTAATGAGTACGGTTTGGATAGTATGTAA
- the LOC111682230 gene encoding uncharacterized protein CG1552 isoform X2, which produces MFVGEKVLKFLLIWYLLTGYCWGFGEFHMKKYTPRVDSSEEDNSVLRTYRRCLWEQSKSLPRRLVLLSLCSNLFCENNQIVPRSSCLDILPDQCKQGDEEELMYKPFPDCCPVYCNLKRRMNRLKTMHYRHRMLLNMQRQQAAGATNLLLNEYGLDSM; this is translated from the exons ATGTTTGTAGgcgaaaaagtattaaaatttttattaatttggtaTTTGTTAACGGGTTACTGTTGGGGTTTTGGtgaatttcatatgaaaaagtATACACCACGCGTGGACTCGAGTGAAGAGGATAATAGTGTTTTAA GAACTTATCGCCGCTGCTTGTGGGAACAATCAAAATCCTTGCCAAGACGTTTGGTATTGCTGAGTTTATGCTCGaatttattttgtgaaaataatcaAATCGTTCCCCGATCCAG CTGCCTAGATATTTTACCCGATCAATGCAAACAGGGCGATGAGGAGGAATTAATGTATAAACCATTTCCGGATTGCTGTCCGGTCTATTGTAATCTAAAGCGTCGCATGAATCGTTTGAAAACTATGCATTACCGACATCGTATGCTATTGAATATGCAGCGTCAACAGGCGGCAGGGGCCACTAATTTGCTGCTTAATGAGTACGGTTTGGATAGTATGTAA